The Nerophis lumbriciformis linkage group LG34, RoL_Nlum_v2.1, whole genome shotgun sequence genome includes a window with the following:
- the tdh gene encoding L-threonine dehydrogenase yields the protein MPVIRTLSKVAKQAVLSSSTCSCQPLAVAVRNISFSPRQVTSDASFHSVSFSETDHPKVLITGGLGQLGVGLAKLLRKRFGKNSVILSDIRKPSSNVFHSGPFIYSDILDYKNLREIVVNNRITWLVHYSALLSAVGEANVALARSVNITGLHNILDIAAEHGLRLFVPSTIGAFGPTSPRDPAPDLCVQRPRTIYGVSKVHAELMGEYYHHRYGLDFRCLRYPGIISADSMPGGGTTDYAVQIFHDAIKTGKFECFLRPDTRLPMMYIDDCLRATLEVMEAPVDTLSMRTYNINAMSFTPEELVQELRKHVPELEVIYNVDPVRQAIADSWPMNFDDSNARRDWTWKHDYDLPELVQTILNYLSAETRMASAN from the exons ATGCCTGTCATCAGAACCCTCAGCAAGGTAGCCAAGCAGGCCGTGCTCAGTAGCTCGACGTGCAGCTGCCAGCCCTTGGCGGTGGCAGTGCGCAACATCAGCTTCTCGCCTCGCCAGGTGACGTCCGACGCCAGCTTCCACTCTGTGTCCTTCTCTGAGACAGACCATCCCAAGGTGCTCATCACAG GTGGCCTTGGACAGCTTGGCGTGGGGCTGGCCAAACTGTTACG GAAGCGATTTGGAAAGAACAGCGTCATTTTGTCGGACATCAGGAAGCCGTCGAGCAACGTTTTCCACAGCG GCCCGTTTATCTACTCCGACATTCTGGACTACAAGAACCTGCGTGAAATCGTGGTGAACAACCGCATCACCTGGCTGGTCCACTACAGCGCGCTCCTCAGTGCCGTCGGCGAGGCCAATGTGGCCCTAGCGAGATCCGTCAACATCACTG GGCTTCACAACATCCTGGACATCGCCGCCGAGCACGGCCTTCGGCTCTTCGTCCCCAGCACCATCGGCGCCTTTGGGCCCACTTCTCCTCGTGACCCCGCGCCTGACCTGTGCGTCCAGAGGCCACGTACCATCTATGGCGTCTCCAAAGTCCATGCTGAGCTCATGGGGGAG TACTACCACCACCGCTACGGCCTCGACTTCCGCTGTCTTCGCTACCCAGGAATCATCTCAGCTGACTCCATGCCCGGTGGCGGCACAACAG ACTACGCTGTCCAGATTTTCCACGATGCCATCAAAACGGGGAAGTTTGAATGCTTCCTAAGGCCCGACACGCGTCTGCCCATGATGTACATCGACGACTGCTTGCGTGCTACGCTTGAGGTGATGGAGGCACCAGTCGACACCCTAAGCATGAGGACGTACAACATCAATGCCATGAGCTTCACACCCGAGGAGCTGGTGCAGGAGCTCCGCAAGCACGTACCCGAGCTGGAGGTCATTTACAACGTGGACCCTGTCCGCCAAGCCATTG CTGACTCTTGGCCGATGAACTTCGATGACTCCAACGCCAGGAGGGACTGGACCTGGAAGCACGACTACGACCTGCCTGAGCTCGTCCAGACGATCCTCAACTACTTGAGCGCCGAAACGCGCATGGCCAGCGCTAACTAA